GGCGGAACCCCCGGAAGCGGTGGCCAGGCTGGCGAGGGGGGCACCGGCAGCGAAGGGTCTGAGGGCTCGGGAGGGACCCCAGGCACCGGCGGTGCCTTCTCGGCGACCACCAGCATCGATCTCACCTCCTCGACCGTCACCGAGAACTCGGCGGAAGGAGGTGCCCGCAGCCTGGCCGCCGCCGGGATCGACCTCGACCACACCGTGGTGCTCGGCACCGGCGGTGGCGACGACTGCGTCGCCGACACGGTCTCGGCGTCGAACTCGCTCGCCGGCGACGCGACCTGTGACAGCGACGATGTCTCGACCAGCGATCTCGACCTTGCCCCTCTCGCCGACAACGGCGGGACGACCGAGACCCGGCTCCCCCGTGATGCCAGCGCCCTGCTCGACGCGGGAACGAGCTCGTGCCCCGAGAACACCGATCAGCGGGGCGTCGACCGTCCCCAGGGCGATGCCTGCGACATCGGCGCGGTGGAACGGGTCGGCGACTTCATCGCCACGGTCCTCGCCGACGCGGACCCGATGAGCCTCGTCGCCGGAGAGACCACCTCGGTCGTCTTCACCGTCGAGGTCGTCGACGGCGGGTCGACACTGGCCATCGAGCCGGAGATCACCGGCTGCACCTCGACCCCGATCCAGGTCGGCGATCCGCCCTACGCGGTCGGCGATGAGATCACCTGGACCTGCGATGTCACCTCCGACGTGGAGGGCGAGGTCGTGGTCGCCTTCGACGCCGACTACGTGAGCGGCGAGAACGGCACGATGCCGCTCGCCACCGACATCACGGTGACCTTCACCCAGGTCACCACCACCACCGAGGCGACGACCACCACCCCGACCACGGTCGCACCGGTGGCGACCGACACCAGCGCAGGTGGGGCGTTGCCGACCACCGGCTTGTCGGCACTGCTGACCCTGCTCGCCGGAGCCACGTTGATCTTCGGCGGCACCGGGCTCACCCGCTACGCCAGGAACAGGGTGGCCCGCAGCCGCTGGGGCATGAGGTACGGCGAGCCCATGCCGGTGGGCACCCGCCGCTCACGGCGCCAGAGCTGATCGGCAGGTCCGAAGGTGGCGGCGCCGCGACGTCGCCACCTTCGGATCGCTGAGCGTCGCGCCCGTTCAGCCCGCGGGCTCGGGAGCGGGAACGTCCTCGGGTGCCGGTGCATCCTCGGGGGCAGGCACCGCCCCTGGTGGTGGTGCCTGTGGCATGCCTTCGGGCTGGACCTGGCCCGACTGCGGGTTCCAGGTCCCGTACTCGCTCGACACCGTCACGTCGGCGGCGGCGAAGTGATCGACCGCCCAGGACGAGAGCTCCTGTTGGGCCTCGGTCGGTTGACCCTCGGCCGCCCCTCCACCCGAGGCGCCCTCCTCGATGCCGAACTCCTCTTCGAGCTGGGTGAGGGCGGTGAGCAGCGGCAGCTCGAGCACCTCGAACACGTTGCGGGAGATGCCCGACGCGTCCAGATCCGAGACGAGCTGCTCCTCGCCTCCCATCTCCTCGGCGTACTCGTCGAAGGTGGCGTCGAGCGTTTCGTCGGTGACCTCGACGTCGTAGTCCTCGGCCGCAGCCTCGAGGATGATCTCCTGCACGATCAGCTGGCCGAGGATCTGTGACCGAAGCACCGACGACATGAGCTCACCGTTCTCGCCTTCGAGCTGGGGAGCGAACGCAGGTGACTCCGCCACCTCGTCATAGAGGTCCTCGACGGTGGTGACGGTGATCTCGGTGTCGTCAACCGTCGCCGCCACACCGTCGGGCGGTTCCTCACCTTCACCCTCCTCACCTTCCGGCGCGTCGCCAGAATCGTCGCCGGCGGCCGAGTCTTCCGCCTGGCCGTCGGGGGCCGTGTCGGCCTGGTCGCTGGTGTCGTTGCCGCAGGCCACGAGGAAGAGGGAGAGCACGGCGAAGAGCGCGAGTGCGGTCCGAATGCGGGTCATGGGTCCTTCTTCTGTTGCGATTCGATGACGAAGCGACCCTAGCCACGACCTCGGCAAGATCCGTCGCGGGCCTTCCGTCCGCGGCCTCATCGGTGGTCGAGGCCCTTCGGCCCTGCCGGCCAACCTGGTGCTCCTCGCCGCGGTGGTCCACGGTGTCGCGTCGCAGGGCCCGTCCAGCAGCCGCGCCGAGTACCGCCGTCAGGTGACCTCCACCCTCGCCTCCAGTCCGCCCGCCGACACCGCGGTGACCGATGCCACAGGACCGGAGATGGATCGCGCCGAGACGGTGACGATCCTCAACGACATGTGCCTGTTCGCCCCGGCGGCACTCGTCGACGCGTCGATCGCGTGGGGGCCGGTCGAAGCTCACCGGGTCACGGCGACCTTCACCCGGGGCACCCAGGTGGTGAGCGCCGACCTCGTCTTCGACGACGACTACGAACTGGTCGACTTCATCTCCGACGACCGGTCCCGCGCCTCCCGCGATGGCAAGGGGTTCACGCCCCAACGCTGGTCGACCCCGGTGCGCGCTCACGACGACGCGGGCCGACCGGTTGAGGATGGGGCAGGACCGGCGGCGGTGCTCCTATGCTCGTCACACGCGATGCGGGGAGCGACATCATGGGCATCAACTCGACACGGGGGCTGCTGTACCGGCTGGCCCGCATGCTCGGCGATGTGCAGTCGGTGCGGCGCGGGACCGTCGGTCGACGGATCGCGCGCCGGGCGACGGGACGGGTCACCGGTCGCGGGCTGGGCCGCTTGTTCCGCTGACCTGTCCGCTCCGCTGACACGACCTCGTGCGCCCCAGGGCGCCCGGGATCAGGTCAGCTCTGGTACCTCCGGAAGGTCGAGCTCGGTACCGACGAGATGGTTGAAGTAGTTGGTGAAGATGGTCCGCACCACCTCGGCGTAGGCCTCGAGGATCTGGCGGTCCGACCAACCCGCATCGATGGCAGCCGCCCATGTGGCGTCGTCGACGTGGCCCTTGTTGGCGGCGACCTGGCGGGTGAGCGTGAGCAGCGCGGTGAGCGCCGGGGCATCGGGAACCTCCCCCCGGCGGATGTCGAGGGTTGCCTCCTTGCTGTGTCCGGCCTTCTGGGCGGCACCGGTGTATGCGGCTTGGCAGTACGAGCAGTCGTTCACCTGGGCGACCGTGAGATGGATGGCTTGTCGGGTGGGCTCGTCCAGCGACGAGGTGGACGCCAGGAGTTGCTCCATCGTGACGTAGGTCTCGAGCACCACCGGCGCGTGGGCCATCTCGGCGAAGATGTTGAGCGTCTTGCCGACGTTCTCGGTGAGTTGCCCGAGCCGCTCCTTGGACTCTTCGGGCGCGGTGTCGGGGGTGTGGACCGGTGTTCTCGGCATGGGAGGCCTTCTCCATCTGGGGGGTGACGCCATCGGGAACCACTCGGGTCGCGGCGATCATTCCCTCGTGGAGGAGGGGGCGACCATCGGCGGCGACGGTCGCGGGAGCGCCTCCGCGCAGAGGTCGCCGATCCCCGCTGGTGACGGGCCGAGGTCGGTGCGGGTGCCGATGCCGCCGAGATGGGTGAGATCGGCGGGCCCGTTGGCTCGAACCTCGGCCAGCAGGTGGGCGACGGCGTCGTGTCGCCACTGGGTGCCCGCTCCCTCGCTCAGGATCGCCTCCGCCCGCTCGAACGGCATGCCCGTCCGGTACTGGCGCGTGTTGGTCATGGCGTCCCAGGCGTCGACGACGCTCACCAGGCTGACCTCGAAGGACACCTCGTCGCCTCGGAGTCCGTCGGGGTACCCGCGTCCGTCGACCCGCTCGTGGTGGCCACGCACATACGGACCCGCCCCGCCGAGGCTCGGGGCAGAGCTCAAGAGCCGCTCGCCCTGTTCGGGATGGGTGCGGATGGTGGCGAACTCGTCATCGGTGAGGGATCCCGGCTTGTGCAGGATCTCGCTCGGCATCACCAGCTTGCCGATGTCGTGGAGCAGCGCCCCGATGCCGACGTCGCGCACGACCCGAGCCGGCAGGCCGGCGCGGGAAGCGACCCGCATGGCGAGGGTGGAGGTGCGCACGACGTGGTCGCGGGTGATGGGGTCGATCCGCTCGAGCGCGGCGACGAAGGCGTGAAGCTCAGGCGCCATGCCCACTTCGAGGGCGGCGAGCGGCTCGAAGGCCAGCACCGGCCCCAACACGTCGGTCACGGCGGTCTCGGTCCGATATCCGACGAGGACCGCGAAACCGGCGGCGAAGACGCCCAGGCTCTCGATACCGAGGACCACCCATGCCGCAGCCCCAGCGGGTTGGACGAGCGCTGCGGCGGTGGAGGTGGCGGCGATGGTCGCCACGGCGCCGGCCACGACGAGCGCCGACCCCCGGCCGCTGACCTGATGCAGCCAGACCTGGCGGCGCGCCAGTGTCAGCGCACCGGCGACCCCGACCACGATCATCGTGGCGACCAGCGCCGCCGGTGGAGCACGGTCGGTCGACGCCGTGGCGAACCCGGCCACCAGGGCGCCCAGCACCCACCCGAGCACCCAGGGGCGCCAGTGGAGGGCCCACCACCCTGCCCACCCGCGGCGGGGAGCCAGCAGAGGGAGCGTCGCCGCGATGCCGAGCGGAAGCGCAACGACCGCTGCCCAGCGCGACGGTCCAGCATCCGCGAGGGTGGTGCCGCTCAACCCGTGGGCGGTCGCGAAGACCGAGACCACGAAGAGCCCGGTTCCGAGGAACACGACCTCGGGCAGGCGGCGTCTCCAGCCCGACACGATGACGACCGCGGCCAGCACTGCACAGGCCGCGCCGCTGCCGGTCGCGGTCCAGAACCAGGTGGAGGAGATCATCCCTGGCTCCCCTGTACAGGCGCCCAGACCGCGCCCACGGTGCCGGCACCCGAATGGGCACCCACCGAAGGACCGACCTCGTAGCGGACCAGGTCGACGACGCCGGAACGACCGCGGATCAGGTCGGCGAGATGGTCACCGAGGTCGGGGCGATCGGCGTCGCCGACACCGATGCGGACGGGCTGGTGAGCCGCCACGTTCCCGACGTGGTCGGCCATGGCATCGAGCGCCTGGGTCACGCTGTCGACGGTCGCCAGCTCGGTGAGACCACCCGGGCCGAGCGCCAGGATCGTGGTCGGGGTCGGTGCCGCCAGGTCGTCGGGGAGACGACCGCTGCGTCGGAGCAGGTCGGGTGCTCCCACGACGAACGCGCTGTCGACGGTGTCCACGGTCTGCTCGGCGCCGGCGATGACCTCGTGGTGGTCGCACCCGGCACCGCGTGCACGAGCAGCAGCGGTCACGCACAGTGCAACGGGGAAGGACACGGTGCGGGAGTCGACCAGATGGACCGGCACCTCGATCTGGCCGGCCGCCACCCGTGCTGCGGAGAGGACCGCCGAGTAGTCCGCACCGGTGTGGATCGACACGATGTGGGACGCTCCGCGACCCACTGCCGCCCGGTACACCGCCAGGATCTCACCCGGTGACGGTGCCGAGGTGGAGACCGTCGCCCCAACGGCGAGCTGTCGGTAGAAGGTGGAGGAATCGAGCTCGATCCTCTCGCGCAGCGGTGCACCGTCGAGCACGATCGTCATCGGCACGACCGCGACGTCGAGCTCGTCCGCCCACACCGGGGGCAGCATGGAGGCCGAGTCGGTCACGATGGCGATCATGACCGCATCCTGGTGGCCCGGAACTTGGCCAGGATCATGAGCGAGGAGGTGGCGGCGAAGATCGGGAGCGCAGCGGTGGGTGCAGGACCCCAGGCGTTGGGAAGGCGGCGACGCCACCAGGCGACCGCGGCGACGGTCCATGCCGCGCACGAGATCTGGATGGACCGCTCGGCTCCTCGCGTGGCGGTCGTGGCGAGCGCGGCGACGACCGTGTCGACCGGGAAGTATGCGGGGAACACGGCGAGGCACGCTCCCGCCGAGGTGGCGACGCCCTTTCCGCCCCGACCCCGGTTCCACACCGGCACGATGTGGCCGGCGATCGATGCCGTGCCGGCAAGGTAGGCGCCGCCGTCGCCCGCCAGCGCGCGACCCAGCCACCCCGCGGCCGCGCCCTTGGCCATGTCGACCGCGAGCACACCGGCACCCCAGCCAGGACCCAGAACCGTCATGGCGTTCGCCGCACCGGGGTTCCCGCTGCCCTCGCGATGCAGATCGCGGCCGGTGCCCGCCAGCCTGGTGGCGATGACCGCCGAGGGGAACGAGCCGAGGAGGTATCCGACGACCGCGGACGATCCCAGGTGCCGCAGCGAGTAGACGTTGTTCATGGCGGGTCGGAAACCACCCCCGTCCGCTCTACATTCCACACATACCACCTGCAGGAGTCGATGGCCGATGAGACCCGACGTCACCAAACTCACCTTCCCGGGAACGCAGGGCACCGAGCTCGCGGCGCGACTCGATCTCCCACCCCACCCACCGCGGGCCATCGCCCTGTTCGCCCACTGCTTCACCTGCGGAAAGGACATCGCCGCCGCGACCCGCATCAGTGCCGGACTGGTCGCCGAGGGGTTCGGGGTGCTGCGCTTCGACTTCACCGGGCTCGGCTCGAGCCAGGGCGAGTTCGCCAACAGCAACTTCAGCTCCAACGTCGGTGACCTCGTCGCGGCAGCCGACATGTTGCGCGATCGCTACCAGGCACCGACCCTGCTCGTGGGGCACAGCCTCGGCGGCGCAGCGGTGCTGGCCGCGGCCCAACAGATCCCCGAGGTGGCGGCGGTGGTCACCATCGCCGCACCGTCGGATCCTGCGCACGTGTCGGGGGTGTTCGCCGATGCCGACCTGCGTTCCATCAACGAGCACGGCGAAGCCGAGGTCACGCTGGCCGGCCGGGCGTTCCGGGTCCAGCGCCAGTTCCTGGAGGACATCTCCAACCAGCACCTCGGCGAGGCCATCGGACGGCTGGATGCCGCCCTGCTGGTCCTGCACTCGCCGATCGACGAGCTCGTATCGGTCGACCACGCTCGGCGCATCTACGAGATGGCCCGGCACCCGAAGAGCTTCGTGTCCATCGACGGGGCGAACCATCTGCTCACCGATCGGCGCGACGCGACCTATGTGGCTCGCACGATCGCGACGTGGGCGTCGCGATACCTCCCCGACGACGCCGCACCGACGTCGCCGCCCGAGGGCCATGTCGTGGTCGAGGAGACCGAGCTCGGCTCCTTCGCGCAACGGGTCAACGCCGGTCACCACACCTTCCTCGCGGACGAGCCGATCGGCGTGGGAGACGACACGGGGCCGACGCCCTATGACCTGTTGCTCGCCGGGCTCGGCGCCTGCACGTCCATGACGCTGCGGATGTACGCGCAGCGCAAGTCGATCCCGCTGGATCACGTGCGGGTCACCCTGACCCACGAGCGCCGCCACGCCGACGACTGCGCCGATCCGGCTCGTCCGACCTGTTCGGTGTCGGTGATCGAGCGACGCATCGAGCTCGTGGGAGACCTCACCGCCGACCAGCGCTCCAAGCTGGCCGAGATCGCCGACAAGTGCCCGGTGCACCGCACCCTCGAGGGCGAGGTGCGCGTGGTGACCGACCTCGTCTCGGCGTCCGACCCCTGACCGGCCGGCCGGGAACACCCACCACCCTCATCGGGTTTCCTGCACATGACGACGAACGACACAGCAGACGTGGTGGTCATCGGCATGGGACCCGGCGGTGAGGATGTCGGTGGACGCCTGGCCGAGGCCGGACTCGACGTGGTCGGCATCGACTACGAGCTCGTGGGCGGCGAGTGCCCCTACTGGGGGTGCATCCCGTCCAAGATGATGATCCGAGCTGCTCACCTGCTGGCCGAGGCTCGCCGCATCCCGGGGATGGCGGGGCAGGCCAGCGTGGTTCCCGACTGGGCACCGGTGGCGAAGCGGATCCGCGACGAGGCGACCACGAACTGGGACGACACCATCGCCGTCGAGCGCTTCGAAGGCAAGGGTGGCCGCTTCATCCGTGGCCGGGGCCGCATCACCGGGCCCGGCGAGGTCACCGTCGACGACCGGGTCATCACCGCCCGGCGAGCCATCGTGGTCGCCACCGGCACCAGCGCGGCGATCCCGCCGATCCCGGGGCTCGACCAGGTCGCGTACTGGACCAACCGCGAGGCCATCGAGGCCGAGCAGCTGCCGGCGTCGTTGATCGTGCTCGGCAGCGGCGCGGTCGGTGTCGAACTGGCCCAGACCTTCGCCCGCTTCGGCGTCGACGTCACCGTCGTCGAGGCCCTCGACCGGTTGGTGCCGCTGGAGGAACCAGAGGCGGGTGAGGTCCTCGCCGGGGTCTTCACCGAAGAAGGGATCGGCGTGCGGACCGGTGCCCGGGCGACCTCGGTGGCCGCGGCGGGCGACGGCGTCCGCGTCGAGCTGGAGGGCGGCGAGACCCTCGACGCCGAACGCCTGCTGGTGGCCACCGGACGCCGTGCCGACCTCTCGGCGGTCGGGGTCGCAGCGGTGGGCATCGACGAGGACCAGCGTTGGGTGCCGGTCGACGACCACCAGCGCGTCACCGATGGCGTGTGGGCGGTCGGTGACATCACCGGCAAGGGGGCGTTCACCCACATCGCGCTCTACCAGTCGGCGATCGCGGTCGCCGACATCCTCGGAGAGGACCACGAGCCGGCGAGCTACCACGCCCTGCCTCGCGCCACCTTCACCGACCCCGAGATCGGATCGGTCGGGCTGACCGAGGCCGATGCCCGCAGCGCCGGCCTCGACGTCTCGGTCGGGTTCGCCAAGGTTCCCCACACCGCCCGCGGCTGGCTGCACAAGGCCGGCAACGAGGGCTTCATCAAGCTCGTCGCCGACACGGATGACGGGGTCCTCGCCGGCGCCACCGCCATGGGACCCAACGGCGGCGAGGTGCTGGGCCTGCTCACGGTCGCGGTCCACGCTCGAGTCCCCGTCGCGTCACTGCGGCAGATGATCTACGCCTACCCGACCTTCCACAAGGGGATCGAGGACGCGCTGCGCGATCTCCGCGCCTGATCGACGACGAGCTCGGAGTGAACCGGGACCGAGCGGGGTCAGCCCTGAGGGTTGCGATCGCCGGAGGCGGCCGGGTCGCTCGGAACACGAGCGGAGCCGTCGACGGTCGCTTCGATGTCGACCTCGGTCTCTGCGCCAGCCTCTGCGCCAGCCTCTGCTGGCAAGGAGGTCGGGCCTTCGGGCACGTCCTCGGGCCGGTGGTCGGCAGCGGGAGTGCTGTCGGCCTTGTCGAGTCCGACCTCTCCCTGGGTTCGAGCCTTGGCTGCGATCGACGGGCCGTCGACGCCGCCTTCGCGAGCAAGCTCGGCCACACGGGTGCCGAATTCGGCGGCATCGGGAAGGGAGTCGTCGGTCACGGTGACGACGTCGGAAGGATCAGCGGGAGCCTCACCCTCGACGGAGATCTCGGTCGACTGCTCGGGAGCGGACTCTGCCTGGGTGGGCAGAACGTCGGCAGCTCCTGCAGCGGCGGTCGTGGCGACGACAGCGACGCCGCCGGCGACGACCTTGGTGGTCAGGGTGAGTCCTGCGAGGAACTCGGTGATCAGCATGGGGGTGCTCTCTTCGGTGGGAAGAAGCGATCGGGATGATCACTCCACAGGGGAAACGCAGCGCAGTGCGGTGTCGTTACCGATGGTGGGAGAAGGTTGGTGTTCACCCGAGGCATCAGATGGTCGACAAAGAAGGTGTGCTGACTGTGATTCGCTACTGATGGCCGTTGGAGAGGACTTCCCCGACGTGCTCATGGCGGCCCAAGCTGGTGCCGACCATGCCATCGGCCAACTGTTCGCGGCTCACAACCCGGAACTGGTCCGCTACCTCGACGGGCGGGCACGGGGATTCGGCGACGATCTGGCCCAAGAGGTGTGGATCGCTGCTGCAAGGAACCTGCGGTCTTTCACCGGGGACGAACAGGCATTTCGCGCCTGGCTGTTCTCGATCGCTCGGTCCAAGCTCATCGACCACGGGCGCCGTCTGACCCGCCAACCCGCGAGCCCGACCGATCCCCACATCATGGAGGACACCTCCCGAGCGGAGGTTCCCATCGATGCGCTCACCTCCAACGAGGCCATCGCCGAGCTCGTCGACGGTCTCAGCGACCAGCAGGCCGACATCGTGCTGCTCCGTGTCGTCGGCGGGTTCAGCGTCGACGAGGTGGCAGCGATCATCGGAAAGCGACCGGGGGCGGTGCGGGTCGCCCAGCATCGTGCGCTGCGTCGGGTCGCCGATCGACTCGAGGAACGGGGTGTAACACGATGAGCCGCCGAGACGTTCCCCCTGATGAGATGAAGACTCCGCCGCTCGACGCGAACACCGCTGACCGCCTCTTGGCCGGTGCGATCCAGCCAGATGACGCGCCCGACGGGTACCAGCGCATCGCTGCTCTCATCGCCGTCGCCAACGAACCCGCTACCGAGGCCGAGCGGCAGGACCCACCGCCTGGGCTGGCCGCACTGGTCACGAGCGCCGAGGAACCAGCCGATCGTGGGCCGAGGACCCGGCGCCGCTCCACCCAGGTCGCGGTGGCCGCCGCCGTGCTGTGTCTCACCGCGTCCAGCGCCGCTGCCGCGACCAACAACCTGCCCGACCCGATCCAGCGAGCGGTGTCCAGCGTCGCCTCCCAGATCGGCGTGTCGATCCCAGAGCCCGCATCACCGGACGACATCACTCTCGAGCCGACGGGTCCGGATCGCGACGTTCCCGGTTCGGCGCCGTCCGGTTCGGGCGACGCACCCGACCAGACCGTCCCCGATCCCGCTGAGCTGCTCCCGAACGATCGGGTTCCCGAGACGGTGGACGAGGTCGTGCCCGATCCGGTCGCTCCGCCGGTCACCGAGAGCCCCGAGGTTCCGGACGTCACCGAGATCCCTGAGATCCCCGAGGACGATGGCGACATCCCGACACCGCCCACCGGCGGTTCCGACGTCCCCACCGACGGCGGCGACGCCTTGACGACCGATCCGGTGGTTCCACAGAACGGCTCCGAGGCGCGCCCCTGACCTCAGTGGTCGCGCCGGGCGACGATCCGCTGGAGCGCGATGCCGAGCGCTGATCCGATCCACCGTTCGGCGACCCGGCTGGCTCGGTCGAGGCGAGGAGCCGCGACACCCGGCAGGTACAGGGCGTCGACGAGGCGCCGGCCGGATGCAGGGTCGACCAGCGGGTAGTCGAAGCGCCGGTGTTCGATGGTCGAGGCGCTGAACCCGGCTTCGGCGAGGACCCGGGTCGGGTGACGCCGCAGCGGCGATGGCGGGAACCGGGCGGGCGAGACCAAGGCGAGATAGAGGCGCAGGTAGCGACGGGTGTCGCCGGCGGTCAGCGGCCGGCGTGCAGGCACCATCACATGGAGGGCCCCGCCGGGCACCAGGACCCGCCGCATCTCCTCGAGCGCCCTGGTGAGCGGCGAGACCAGCATGAGCGCCATCGAGCACACCACCGCATCGACGCTGTGGGAGGGCATGGGCAGCGCCAGCGCGTCGGCTCGCGCCACCGGCCCCGCGTCGTTGGCCACCGCTCGATCCAACTCCTCGGCCGATCGGTCGACTCCGATCCAGCCCGGTCCGAGGAGGCCGTGCATGGGACCGCTCCCGCAGGCCAGATCGAGGACGCGACCTCCGGAGGTGACACCGCTGGCCAGCCACTGGTAGGGGTCGCGACCGTTGTCATCTCGACAGTCGAGTAGCAGGTCCTCGGTGATCCCCGGTCGCTCTGTGTGGAACCGCTCCAGGTAGTGCGGCCAGTCAGGTCGGAACCGGTCGCGGATCACGACTCGACGTGGGACGACATCGCATCCGGCTCGGTCGACCGGTCGACGCTCGTTCCCCCGCGTCGGCTCCAGAACCCGATCACGGCCGTGACCACGACCAGGATCAACCCGGCGGTGACGAGGAACGAGACGGGGTCATGGGGAACGATCATCTGCTGCAACCAGGATTGCACGGCAGCCGCCCGCTCGATGACCGGGTCCTGGGTCGCGCCGCGAAGGATCCGGATCTCGTACCAGCCGTAGTAGGCGACGTA
This genomic interval from Acidimicrobiales bacterium contains the following:
- a CDS encoding choice-of-anchor Q domain-containing protein — encoded protein: MSLPVRPRRVLAALAAALVALPLLVVVGPPAGAQTATVGDESALRSAVTAGDAIIELSADIELTCADGALQIDSDTVLRSSSSERHTLSIDSDGCRNRIIEVSAAAELTIENLTLTGGRAPHGDDGVNPDSPTDGAAGTAGDDGGNGGAIESDGNLVLDDVVLTDNQAGDGGTGDVGIVGAAGATGGEGGAGGAGGAGGAIFTTGTVTATDSTFSGNSAGTGGLGGQGGTGGTGADAVDTNTDGDPGGTGGIGGSGGIGGAGGAIDAETVTLTTSTLNDNATGSGGPGGKGGTGGAGGAGDGTGVQGAGGDGGDGGPAGDGGDGGAASADTAMVNTSTVHANETAGGGTPGSGGQAGEGGTGSEGSEGSGGTPGTGGAFSATTSIDLTSSTVTENSAEGGARSLAAAGIDLDHTVVLGTGGGDDCVADTVSASNSLAGDATCDSDDVSTSDLDLAPLADNGGTTETRLPRDASALLDAGTSSCPENTDQRGVDRPQGDACDIGAVERVGDFIATVLADADPMSLVAGETTSVVFTVEVVDGGSTLAIEPEITGCTSTPIQVGDPPYAVGDEITWTCDVTSDVEGEVVVAFDADYVSGENGTMPLATDITVTFTQVTTTTEATTTTPTTVAPVATDTSAGGALPTTGLSALLTLLAGATLIFGGTGLTRYARNRVARSRWGMRYGEPMPVGTRRSRRQS
- a CDS encoding SurA N-terminal domain-containing protein, which produces MTRIRTALALFAVLSLFLVACGNDTSDQADTAPDGQAEDSAAGDDSGDAPEGEEGEGEEPPDGVAATVDDTEITVTTVEDLYDEVAESPAFAPQLEGENGELMSSVLRSQILGQLIVQEIILEAAAEDYDVEVTDETLDATFDEYAEEMGGEEQLVSDLDASGISRNVFEVLELPLLTALTQLEEEFGIEEGASGGGAAEGQPTEAQQELSSWAVDHFAAADVTVSSEYGTWNPQSGQVQPEGMPQAPPPGAVPAPEDAPAPEDVPAPEPAG
- a CDS encoding carboxymuconolactone decarboxylase family protein, with the translated sequence MPRTPVHTPDTAPEESKERLGQLTENVGKTLNIFAEMAHAPVVLETYVTMEQLLASTSSLDEPTRQAIHLTVAQVNDCSYCQAAYTGAAQKAGHSKEATLDIRRGEVPDAPALTALLTLTRQVAANKGHVDDATWAAAIDAGWSDRQILEAYAEVVRTIFTNYFNHLVGTELDLPEVPELT
- a CDS encoding HD domain-containing phosphohydrolase, translating into MISSTWFWTATGSGAACAVLAAVVIVSGWRRRLPEVVFLGTGLFVVSVFATAHGLSGTTLADAGPSRWAAVVALPLGIAATLPLLAPRRGWAGWWALHWRPWVLGWVLGALVAGFATASTDRAPPAALVATMIVVGVAGALTLARRQVWLHQVSGRGSALVVAGAVATIAATSTAAALVQPAGAAAWVVLGIESLGVFAAGFAVLVGYRTETAVTDVLGPVLAFEPLAALEVGMAPELHAFVAALERIDPITRDHVVRTSTLAMRVASRAGLPARVVRDVGIGALLHDIGKLVMPSEILHKPGSLTDDEFATIRTHPEQGERLLSSAPSLGGAGPYVRGHHERVDGRGYPDGLRGDEVSFEVSLVSVVDAWDAMTNTRQYRTGMPFERAEAILSEGAGTQWRHDAVAHLLAEVRANGPADLTHLGGIGTRTDLGPSPAGIGDLCAEALPRPSPPMVAPSSTRE
- a CDS encoding DegV family protein; amino-acid sequence: MIAIVTDSASMLPPVWADELDVAVVPMTIVLDGAPLRERIELDSSTFYRQLAVGATVSTSAPSPGEILAVYRAAVGRGASHIVSIHTGADYSAVLSAARVAAGQIEVPVHLVDSRTVSFPVALCVTAAARARGAGCDHHEVIAGAEQTVDTVDSAFVVGAPDLLRRSGRLPDDLAAPTPTTILALGPGGLTELATVDSVTQALDAMADHVGNVAAHQPVRIGVGDADRPDLGDHLADLIRGRSGVVDLVRYEVGPSVGAHSGAGTVGAVWAPVQGSQG
- a CDS encoding glycerol-3-phosphate acyltransferase, which produces MNNVYSLRHLGSSAVVGYLLGSFPSAVIATRLAGTGRDLHREGSGNPGAANAMTVLGPGWGAGVLAVDMAKGAAAGWLGRALAGDGGAYLAGTASIAGHIVPVWNRGRGGKGVATSAGACLAVFPAYFPVDTVVAALATTATRGAERSIQISCAAWTVAAVAWWRRRLPNAWGPAPTAALPIFAATSSLMILAKFRATRMRS
- a CDS encoding bifunctional alpha/beta hydrolase/OsmC family protein, encoding MRPDVTKLTFPGTQGTELAARLDLPPHPPRAIALFAHCFTCGKDIAAATRISAGLVAEGFGVLRFDFTGLGSSQGEFANSNFSSNVGDLVAAADMLRDRYQAPTLLVGHSLGGAAVLAAAQQIPEVAAVVTIAAPSDPAHVSGVFADADLRSINEHGEAEVTLAGRAFRVQRQFLEDISNQHLGEAIGRLDAALLVLHSPIDELVSVDHARRIYEMARHPKSFVSIDGANHLLTDRRDATYVARTIATWASRYLPDDAAPTSPPEGHVVVEETELGSFAQRVNAGHHTFLADEPIGVGDDTGPTPYDLLLAGLGACTSMTLRMYAQRKSIPLDHVRVTLTHERRHADDCADPARPTCSVSVIERRIELVGDLTADQRSKLAEIADKCPVHRTLEGEVRVVTDLVSASDP
- a CDS encoding NAD(P)/FAD-dependent oxidoreductase; this encodes MTTNDTADVVVIGMGPGGEDVGGRLAEAGLDVVGIDYELVGGECPYWGCIPSKMMIRAAHLLAEARRIPGMAGQASVVPDWAPVAKRIRDEATTNWDDTIAVERFEGKGGRFIRGRGRITGPGEVTVDDRVITARRAIVVATGTSAAIPPIPGLDQVAYWTNREAIEAEQLPASLIVLGSGAVGVELAQTFARFGVDVTVVEALDRLVPLEEPEAGEVLAGVFTEEGIGVRTGARATSVAAAGDGVRVELEGGETLDAERLLVATGRRADLSAVGVAAVGIDEDQRWVPVDDHQRVTDGVWAVGDITGKGAFTHIALYQSAIAVADILGEDHEPASYHALPRATFTDPEIGSVGLTEADARSAGLDVSVGFAKVPHTARGWLHKAGNEGFIKLVADTDDGVLAGATAMGPNGGEVLGLLTVAVHARVPVASLRQMIYAYPTFHKGIEDALRDLRA
- a CDS encoding RNA polymerase sigma factor, with the protein product MAVGEDFPDVLMAAQAGADHAIGQLFAAHNPELVRYLDGRARGFGDDLAQEVWIAAARNLRSFTGDEQAFRAWLFSIARSKLIDHGRRLTRQPASPTDPHIMEDTSRAEVPIDALTSNEAIAELVDGLSDQQADIVLLRVVGGFSVDEVAAIIGKRPGAVRVAQHRALRRVADRLEERGVTR
- a CDS encoding class I SAM-dependent methyltransferase, with protein sequence MIRDRFRPDWPHYLERFHTERPGITEDLLLDCRDDNGRDPYQWLASGVTSGGRVLDLACGSGPMHGLLGPGWIGVDRSAEELDRAVANDAGPVARADALALPMPSHSVDAVVCSMALMLVSPLTRALEEMRRVLVPGGALHVMVPARRPLTAGDTRRYLRLYLALVSPARFPPSPLRRHPTRVLAEAGFSASTIEHRRFDYPLVDPASGRRLVDALYLPGVAAPRLDRASRVAERWIGSALGIALQRIVARRDH